The stretch of DNA cagaacagcttcTTACATTTTGCCTGTCCATGTGGGAGAACGTGACTTGTCTGGCTCCTTAGCTTAATAAGGAAAGTCCTCTCTGCACAAGGTCAAAGTTACttaaactcttactcagttttagtaacatccaaactgcatcaagacagatgCAAGAAGACAAAGcttatcttcatcaacggtcatgtgcaacgactctttttctcagtaatatatatactagaagaagcGGATTGCAATATACAACACACGCACGAACAATCTTTCAATCTTTAATACAAGCTCTCAACCTCTGAACCGAGAATTCCACTCTTAGTCAAAATACCTTGAAGTCTTTTGTGTACTCATTGTATTTAATCTTTAAGGTTCTTTAAGAGTATTGTATTACactcacaaactttatttactttcttaagtttgagaagtctcttgttgtgtgcttgagcattgtggtgaagtctcttgctaaGTGTTTGAgcaattgtaatcttgtgtgattatagtgaaatcccttggaagtgcaaggggactggactactctcgttttgtgagaggaaccagtataaattctCTGTGTGTTGATTCTCTCTATCTCCTTTACTGCTTTGTGTTTCTtctatttatccgctgctaagaACTTGTGTGATaagttgaaaaagttttaacttaccaaaacacaattcaacccccccccccccccctcttgtgttttcacactttCAGAAACTACCctgttcaaaattttaaaaaaacaatgtaAATGCTACACTACTAATATTaaaacctaaaacaaaaaaaattaatgaatcaATGCTTTAATTTTTCTTACATAAGTGTTTTGAGATCTAAGATCAACCCAAGTTGAGTCCTTCTTACGAATGTCAGTTCTTAAAAAGACCTTGTCCACTGTGGGTTCTCTACCCAACTCTTCAGCCTTTCATAAAGCATAAAAACAAGTACGTATCACAACAATAATAACAGTCAAGTACGTATCACAACTATCATAACAATACATCAGTTTAATGGCAGGCAAATCGGTTTTAGAATATGTATAAGTAAAAACATACCATCCGTAAGGTATGCTCGGTGAAAGTTATGGATCCGCCAGTATGGACAGACCCACCTTTAGCAGAATTACGATTTTTCTTATTTCGCTGTGATATCGCTTTATAGGCTGGCTTCTTCCACTCAATATCAAGCTTTTTCCAAGCATCCTCACCTATCCAAGATGGGCGTTCACGCTTGTTCCTCGCTTCCATGTACATCTCAGAAAGATGCCTCGAACCTTTGGATTCAAAGATTTTCTTAATCTGATAATCATGCTCAGGCAGCCAAGCAACATAACTCTACAATAttacattttgaaaaaataaaaatatattcgtTAATATTGACTATAAATGAACTTGGTTAACGGGAAATATAATCTTAATCTTACACCAAATTGTTGATACCATAAGTTCACTATGTTTGATGGAATATCTGACCATTTGGCGTACGCATCTTGATATTTTTCTTGAATTGCTTTGGTGAGGGCCATGGAGGCCACCCTACAAGGTTCCCACCTACAAACAATTTATAAGCAATgtgtaaaatatatattagaagAATGACAagttaaaataaattagttccatttgggttggtgcattggtattggcttgggacctgggagtgtgctcctcttgaggtctgaggttcgattctctctggtgccaatttgagtgggctaatttagcttcttcaaaaaaaaaaaattagttccATACCCTCGGCCATCTGGATGAATCATTGGCCTCTCATCGCTCGCCTTCTCACGGATAGGAGAGAATTGTGACCTCTA from Trifolium pratense cultivar HEN17-A07 linkage group LG5, ARS_RC_1.1, whole genome shotgun sequence encodes:
- the LOC123886648 gene encoding uncharacterized protein LOC123886648, whose product is MPPKEKLKVKKNSLKKNHLKKSRVILPHMVTQVAQQMPPLGKTNEMHHSDPVLRMMPTPGFSYVAWLPEHDYQIKKIFESKGSRHLSEMYMEARNKRERPSWIGEDAWKKLDIEWKKPAYKAISQRNKKNRNSAKGGSVHTGGSITFTEHTLRMAEELGREPTVDKVFLRTDIRKKDSTWVDLRSQNTYGSF